In the genome of Serratia symbiotica (Periphyllus acericola), one region contains:
- a CDS encoding YggL family protein has product MAKKRSRRLRKKLHIEEFQEMGFSVAWRFTEGTAVEDIDNTLDAFIDEAIELNGLAFDGSGYLKWEGLICLQRIGHCTNEHRKQVKNWLDARKMIDVKVSDLLDIWWD; this is encoded by the coding sequence ATGGCTAAGAAACGCAGTCGTCGTTTACGCAAGAAGTTACACATAGAAGAGTTTCAGGAAATGGGTTTTTCGGTAGCATGGCGCTTCACCGAAGGCACTGCCGTTGAGGACATCGATAATACGCTGGACGCGTTTATCGACGAAGCGATCGAACTAAACGGTCTGGCGTTTGACGGCAGTGGCTACCTGAAATGGGAAGGTCTTATCTGCCTGCAACGGATCGGCCACTGCACCAATGAGCACCGCAAACAGGTAAAAAACTGGCTGGACGCGCGCAAAATGATCGATGTTAAGGTCAGCGATTTACTCGACATCTGGTGGGACTGA
- the rsmI gene encoding 16S rRNA (cytidine(1402)-2'-O)-methyltransferase, whose translation MNQQQQSVISTSTLYVVPTPIGNLGDITYRALEVLKKVDLIAAEDTRHTGLLLQHFAISARLFALHDHNEQQKAEQLLVKLQAGQSIALVSDAGTPLINDPGYHFLRRCREAGIRVVPLPGACAATTALCAAGVASDRFCYEGFLPAKTKGRKDTLMALAEEPRTLIFYESTHRLVESLQDMVIFWGPQRYVVLARELTKTWESIYGAPVGEVLAWVQEDEMRRRGEMVLIVEGHKAQEDVIPLDALRTLALLQKELPLKKAAALVAEIHGVKKNALYKHALEQQGS comes from the coding sequence ATGAATCAGCAGCAACAATCCGTCATTTCTACATCAACGCTGTATGTGGTACCCACGCCTATCGGCAACTTAGGCGATATAACCTACCGTGCGCTAGAAGTACTGAAAAAGGTTGATCTGATTGCCGCAGAAGACACACGCCATACCGGCTTGCTGTTACAACATTTTGCGATTAGCGCACGGTTGTTTGCACTGCATGATCATAACGAACAGCAAAAAGCCGAACAACTGCTGGTAAAGTTGCAGGCAGGTCAGAGTATAGCGCTAGTCTCTGATGCTGGCACACCGCTTATCAACGACCCTGGTTATCACTTTCTACGCCGTTGCCGCGAAGCCGGTATCCGCGTGGTGCCGTTGCCGGGAGCCTGCGCAGCAACTACCGCCCTGTGTGCTGCTGGCGTCGCCTCAGACCGTTTTTGTTATGAAGGTTTCCTGCCAGCGAAAACCAAGGGGCGTAAGGATACGCTGATGGCGCTGGCAGAGGAACCACGCACGCTGATTTTCTATGAATCTACCCATCGCCTGGTAGAAAGTTTGCAGGACATGGTCATCTTTTGGGGGCCACAGCGCTATGTGGTGTTGGCACGCGAACTGACCAAAACCTGGGAGTCAATCTATGGTGCACCAGTCGGTGAAGTGCTGGCCTGGGTACAGGAAGACGAAATGCGCCGTCGTGGCGAAATGGTATTAATCGTCGAAGGCCACAAGGCGCAAGAGGATGTTATACCGCTTGATGCGCTGCGCACGCTGGCGCTTTTGCAGAAAGAATTGCCGCTGAAAAAGGCGGCAGCGCTGGTGGCAGAAATCCACGGCGTGAAGAAAAATGCGCTGTACAAGCACGCGTTAGAGCAACAAGGATCGTAA
- the diaA gene encoding DnaA initiator-associating protein DiaA yields the protein MLDKIKACFTESIQTQIAGAEAMPDAISRAAMTLVQSLLNGNKILCCGNGTSAANAQHFAASMINRFETERPSLPAIALNADNVVLTAISNDRLHNEVYAKQVRALGHTGDILLAISTRGNGRDIVKAVEAAVTRDMKIVALTGHDGGELAGLLGPQDVEIRIPSHRSARIQEMHMLTVNCLCELIDSILFPHQDD from the coding sequence GTGCTGGATAAAATTAAAGCCTGTTTTACCGAAAGCATCCAAACCCAGATCGCAGGAGCGGAGGCTATGCCAGACGCCATCTCCCGCGCGGCGATGACACTGGTTCAATCTTTACTCAACGGTAACAAGATCCTGTGCTGTGGCAATGGCACCTCGGCGGCCAACGCGCAGCACTTTGCCGCTAGCATGATCAATCGTTTTGAAACCGAACGCCCCAGCTTGCCAGCCATCGCCCTTAACGCCGATAACGTGGTGCTGACTGCTATCAGCAACGATAGACTGCACAACGAAGTCTACGCCAAGCAGGTGCGCGCACTTGGGCACACCGGCGACATTTTGCTGGCGATTTCCACCCGTGGTAACGGCCGTGATATTGTGAAAGCGGTTGAGGCAGCGGTCACGCGGGATATGAAGATTGTTGCGCTTACCGGCCACGACGGCGGGGAACTGGCTGGTTTGCTTGGCCCACAGGATGTTGAGATCCGTATTCCATCGCACCGTAGTGCACGCATTCAGGAAATGCATATGTTGACCGTAAACTGCCTTTGCGAACTGATAGATAGTATATTGTTTCCCCACCAGGACGATTAA
- a CDS encoding CidA/LrgA family protein → MTKVFKLCWKYLRAIALIYFCLFTGDALAALLPIAIPSSIIGMLLLFTLLSLQILPTKWVNPSCQLLIRYMVLLFVPIGVGIMQYYSQIIANLGPLVISCLVSTLLVLVVVGYSAHYFQRQRRIVSKPDETEEGK, encoded by the coding sequence ATAACCAAGGTGTTTAAGCTCTGCTGGAAATACCTAAGGGCAATCGCCCTTATCTACTTCTGTCTGTTCACCGGTGATGCCTTGGCGGCACTGCTGCCCATCGCCATTCCCAGCAGCATCATCGGCATGTTGCTGCTGTTCACCCTGCTCTCCCTACAAATCCTACCAACAAAATGGGTCAACCCCAGCTGCCAGTTGCTGATCCGCTACATGGTGCTGCTGTTCGTGCCGATCGGCGTAGGCATCATGCAATATTACTCCCAGATCATCGCTAACCTCGGCCCACTGGTCATTTCCTGCCTGGTCAGCACGCTGCTAGTGCTGGTTGTGGTCGGTTACAGCGCCCATTATTTCCAGCGCCAACGCCGAATTGTCAGTAAGCCAGACGAGACGGAGGAAGGGAAATGA
- the dolP gene encoding division/outer membrane stress-associated lipid-binding lipoprotein has translation MKLKAPFAVLCSALLLQGCIAGVVIGSAAIVTKTATDPRSIGTQVDDGTLEARIENALSKDPQLKKGARVVATAYHGEVLLTGQLPNSDMTRRAKQIAMGIEGASEVYNEIRQGKPVSLSTASSDTWITTKVRSQLLTSDTVNSTNVKVITENGEVFLLGLVTRQEGQAAAQIASQISGVKHVINAFSYVK, from the coding sequence ATGAAGCTAAAAGCCCCATTTGCAGTACTGTGCAGCGCACTGTTATTACAAGGCTGTATCGCTGGTGTGGTGATCGGCAGCGCAGCTATCGTCACTAAAACTGCCACTGATCCGCGCAGCATTGGCACCCAAGTGGACGATGGCACCTTGGAAGCCCGGATTGAAAACGCGCTGAGTAAAGATCCGCAGTTGAAGAAGGGTGCCCGGGTAGTCGCTACCGCTTATCATGGCGAAGTGTTGTTGACGGGGCAATTGCCGAACAGCGATATGACCCGCCGTGCCAAACAGATCGCCATGGGGATTGAAGGTGCTAGCGAAGTGTATAACGAGATCCGTCAGGGCAAGCCGGTCAGCCTGAGCACGGCTTCTTCTGATACCTGGATCACCACCAAAGTACGCTCGCAACTGCTCACCAGCGATACGGTTAATTCTACCAACGTGAAGGTCATTACCGAGAATGGTGAAGTGTTCCTGTTGGGTCTGGTCACGCGACAAGAAGGTCAGGCGGCGGCGCAAATTGCCAGCCAGATCAGCGGCGTGAAACATGTCATTAATGCCTTTAGCTACGTAAAATAA
- the metG gene encoding methionine--tRNA ligase — protein sequence MAQVAKKLLVTCALPYSNGSIHLGHMLEHTQADIWVRYQRMRGHEVYFICADDAHGTPIMLKAQQLSIKPEAMIAEMSQEHQQDFAGFNISYDNYHSTHSNENRKLSNLIYTRLKENGFIKKRTISQLYDPEKGMFLPDRFVKGNCPTCKAADQYGDNCEVCSATYSPTELLAPKSVVSGATPVMRDSEHFFFDLPGFSAMLKEWTRSGALQEQVANKMQEWFESGLQQWDISRDAPYFGFEIPDAPGKYFYVWLDAPIGYMGSFKNLCDKRSDVDFDEFWCKDASTELYHFIGKDIVYFHSLFWPAMLEGSHFRKPTNLFVHGYVTVDGAKMSKSRGTFIKAGTYLQHLDADCLRYYYAAKLSSRIDDIDLNLEDFVQRVNTDIVNKVVNLASRNAGFISKRFGGQLADKLADPALYHTFVDAAEHIGDAYASREFSRSIREIMALADLANRYVDTQAPWVVAKEAGRDTDLQAICSMGINLFRVLMTYLKPVLPMLATRSEAFLNTELRWDTFQQPLLGHQINVFSTLFKRIDLDQVNYMVNASKEDMTVVQPVGTPLADNPIQSTITFDDFAKLDMRIALITRAEFVAGSDKLLKLQLDLGGESRQIFSGIRATYPDPQALEGRLTIMVANMAPCKMRFGISEGMVIAAGSRGKEIFLLSPDSGAQPGMPVK from the coding sequence GAAAGCACAGCAATTGAGCATTAAGCCGGAAGCAATGATCGCGGAAATGAGCCAAGAACACCAACAGGATTTCGCCGGTTTTAACATCAGCTATGACAACTATCATTCAACCCATAGTAATGAAAACCGTAAGCTGTCGAACCTGATTTACACTCGCCTGAAGGAAAACGGCTTCATCAAGAAGCGCACCATCTCCCAGTTGTACGATCCAGAGAAAGGCATGTTCCTACCTGACCGTTTCGTGAAAGGCAACTGCCCAACATGCAAAGCAGCGGATCAATACGGCGATAACTGCGAAGTGTGCAGCGCAACCTATAGCCCGACCGAACTGCTCGCGCCAAAATCTGTGGTTTCCGGTGCTACGCCAGTGATGCGTGATTCCGAGCATTTCTTCTTCGACTTGCCTGGGTTCAGCGCAATGCTAAAAGAATGGACCCGTTCTGGTGCACTGCAAGAGCAGGTGGCGAACAAAATGCAGGAGTGGTTCGAGTCTGGTCTACAGCAGTGGGACATCTCCCGTGATGCGCCTTACTTCGGCTTCGAAATCCCAGATGCACCGGGCAAATATTTCTACGTCTGGCTGGACGCGCCTATCGGTTACATGGGGTCTTTCAAAAATTTGTGCGACAAGCGCAGTGATGTGGATTTCGACGAGTTCTGGTGTAAAGACGCCAGCACCGAGCTGTATCACTTTATCGGCAAAGACATCGTTTATTTCCATAGCCTGTTCTGGCCAGCGATGCTGGAAGGTAGCCACTTTCGCAAACCAACCAACCTCTTCGTGCACGGCTACGTGACCGTGGACGGTGCCAAAATGTCTAAATCACGCGGTACCTTTATTAAAGCTGGGACTTATCTACAGCATCTGGATGCTGACTGCCTGCGTTATTATTACGCCGCTAAGCTGTCTTCGCGCATCGACGATATCGACCTGAACCTGGAAGATTTCGTACAGCGTGTGAATACCGATATCGTCAACAAGGTGGTCAACCTGGCGTCCCGCAACGCCGGCTTTATCAGCAAGCGTTTTGGCGGTCAACTGGCCGATAAACTTGCCGATCCGGCGCTCTATCACACCTTCGTCGATGCGGCAGAGCATATTGGTGACGCCTACGCCAGCCGCGAATTCAGCCGTTCGATCCGCGAAATCATGGCGCTGGCCGATCTGGCCAACCGCTATGTGGATACGCAAGCGCCGTGGGTAGTGGCGAAGGAAGCAGGCCGCGATACCGACCTACAAGCCATCTGCTCGATGGGCATCAACCTGTTCCGCGTGCTGATGACCTATCTGAAGCCGGTGCTGCCAATGTTGGCTACGCGCAGCGAAGCCTTCCTCAACACCGAACTGCGCTGGGATACGTTTCAGCAGCCGCTGCTGGGACATCAGATCAACGTGTTCAGCACCTTGTTTAAGCGTATCGATCTCGACCAGGTAAACTACATGGTCAACGCCTCGAAAGAAGATATGACCGTTGTCCAACCGGTGGGCACCCCGTTAGCTGATAATCCGATTCAGAGTACCATCACCTTTGATGATTTCGCCAAGTTGGATATGCGCATCGCGCTGATCACCCGCGCCGAGTTTGTCGCAGGCTCTGACAAACTGCTGAAACTGCAACTGGATCTAGGGGGCGAATCACGCCAGATCTTCTCCGGCATCCGTGCTACCTATCCAGACCCGCAAGCACTGGAAGGCCGTTTAACCATCATGGTCGCCAACATGGCACCCTGCAAAATGCGCTTTGGCATCTCCGAAGGCATGGTGATAGCGGCGGGTTCACGGGGGAAAGAAATCTTCCTGCTCAGCCCAGACAGCGGCGCCCAACCTGGCATGCCGGTTAAATAA